One Chionomys nivalis chromosome 4, mChiNiv1.1, whole genome shotgun sequence genomic region harbors:
- the Mapkapk3 gene encoding MAP kinase-activated protein kinase 3: MDGETAGEKGSLVPPQGALGGPTSGGAQALGVRREPKKYAVTDDYQLSKQVLGLGVNGKVLECYHRRTGQKCALKLLYDSPKARQEVDHHWQASGGPHIVRILDVYENMHHGKRCLLIVMECMEGGELFSRIQERGDQAFTEREAAEIMRDIGSAIQFLHSQNIAHRDVKPENLLYTSKERDAVLKLTDFGFAKETTQNALQTPCYTPYYVAPEVLGPEKYDKSCDMWSLGVIMYILLCGFPPFYSNTGQAISPGMKRRIRLGQYGFPKPEWSEVSEDAKQLIRLLLKTDPTERLTIMQFMNHPWINQSMVVPQTPLHTARVLQEDKDHWDDVKEEMTSALATMRVDYDQVKIKDLKTSNNRLLNKRRKKQAGSSSASQGCNNQ; the protein is encoded by the exons ATGGATGGCGAGACagcaggggagaaggggagtCTTGTGCCCCCGCAGGGTGCCCTCGGTGGACCCACCTCGGGCGGTGCTCAGGCGCTAGGTGTACGACGAGAGCCCAAGAAGTACGCGGTGACCGACGACTACCAGCTCTCCAAGCAGGTGCTGGGCCTGGGTGTGAACGGCAAGGTGCTGGAGTGCTACCATCGGCGCACTGGGCAGAAGTGTGCCTTGAAG CTCCTGTATGACAGCCCCAAGGCCCGGCAGGAGGTGGACCACCACTGGCAGGCCTCGGGCGGCCCCCACATCGTGCGCATCCTGGACGTGTATGAGAACATGCATCATGGCAAGCGCTGCCTCCTCATCGTCATGGAATG CATGGAAGGTGGTGAGCTGTTCAGCCGGATTCAGGAGCGTGGTGACCAGGCTTTCACTGAGAGAG aggctgcaGAGATTATGCGGGACATTGGCAGTGCCATCCAGTTCTTGCACAGCCAGAACATCGCCCACCGAGATGTCAAG CCTGAAAACCTCCTCTATACATCCAAGGAGAGAGATGCTGTGCTTAAGCTCACTGATTTTGGCTTTGCCAAGGAAACCACCCAAAATGCCCTGCAGACACCCTGTTACACTCCCTATTACGTGG CTCCTGAGGTCCTGGGTCCCGAGAAATACGACAAGTCATGTGATATGTGGTCCCTGGGCGTCATCATGTACATTCT ttTGTGTGGATTCCCACCCTTCTACTCCAACACCGGccaggccatctctccaggaatGAAGAGAAGGATTCGCTTGGGCCAATATGGCTTCCCTAAGCCTGAGTGGTCAGAGGTCTCTGAAGATG CCAAGCAGCTAATCCGCCTGCTCCTGAAGACAGACCCCACAGAGAGGCTGACCATCATGCAGTTTATGAACCATCCTTGGATCAAT CAATCAATGGTGGTCCCACAGACCCCACTCCACACAGCTCGGGTACTACAGGAAGACAAAGATCACTGGGATGATGTCAAG GAGGAGATGACCAGTGCCCTGGCCACCATGCGGGTGGACTATGACCAGGTGAAGATCAAGGACCTGAAGACCTCTAACAATCGGCTCCTCAACAAGCGGAGGAAAAAACAAGCAGGCAGCTCCTCAGCCTCACAAGGATGTAACAACCAGTAG